One window from the genome of Nicotiana sylvestris chromosome 9, ASM39365v2, whole genome shotgun sequence encodes:
- the LOC138877969 gene encoding uncharacterized protein has translation MYGVNHKVSIPCHLQESGQVEVSNREIKSILSNTVNVNRTDWSKKLDDTLWAYRTAYKTLIGISLYRLVFGKTFHLPVELENKAIWALRKLNLEWDIASNLCVEQLYELDEF, from the coding sequence atgtatggtgtcaatcacaaggtttctaTTCCCTGTCATCTTCAagaaagtggtcaagttgaagtctccaatagggaaatcaagagcatattgtcaaataCGGTCAATgtaaataggaccgattggtcaaagaagttggatgatactctatgggcttataggactgcttacaagactctgatagGTATttctctgtatcggttggtgtttgggaaaactttccatctaccagttgagttagagaacaaggccatatgggctttgaggaagctaaatcttgaatgggatattGCATCCAATCTTTGTGTGGAGCAGCtttatgaacttgatgaattctga